One window of Arthrobacter oryzae genomic DNA carries:
- a CDS encoding NHL domain-containing thioredoxin family protein — protein MSETVRTHLRVRASELVGRNWLNTGGKSLDLEALRGKIVLLDFWTFCCINCLHVLDELRPLEEQYSDVLVTVGVHSPKFEHEADPVALAAAVERYEIHHPVLDDPELETWKAYTARAWPTLVVIDPEGYIVAHLSGEGHADGLSVLIPELIAQHEAKGTLHRGNGPYVAPEPTSGTLRFPGKALFLPAGRGARSNGASGAEASDGGTSDGAAPDAGSWLVTDTGHHRLVELDTDFHSVLRTYGSGTKGYADGPGADVDSVKPTAQFNEPQGLVLLPEDVAAKTGYDVVIADSVNHRLRGLSLADGTVTTLAGSGVQRLLETGPARVDEDAAGFTGRLSDHPLDVALSSPWDVVWSAKLDAVVVAMAGVHQIFSFDPVSGAVSILAGNGLEGLLDGPAHEAWFAQSSGLAEDADGNIWVADSETSALRKLVIGDDGTVTVESAVGKGLFDFGFRDGPAEEARLQHPLGVTVLPDGSVAIADTYNGAVRRYDPASGTVSTLARGLSEPSDVIVDHTHTAGAEPLLVVVEANKHQLIYVPIPKEAQQVDEGAVQTHRPKSPVAPGTLELTVRFTAPTGQKLDDRWGDPTQLKISSTPPELLVAGGGTSVGLQRTLELSSDIPDGVLHITARAAACDGPETANGEIPDHAACHLYQQDWGIPVVLQADGDTELVLDLRGMD, from the coding sequence ATGAGCGAAACCGTACGCACCCACCTCCGGGTCCGCGCCTCCGAACTGGTGGGCCGTAACTGGCTGAACACCGGCGGGAAGTCCCTGGACCTGGAAGCCCTGCGGGGCAAGATCGTGCTCCTGGACTTCTGGACCTTCTGCTGCATCAACTGCCTGCACGTCCTCGACGAGCTGCGCCCGCTGGAGGAGCAGTACTCCGACGTCCTGGTGACGGTGGGTGTGCACTCGCCGAAGTTTGAACACGAGGCCGATCCCGTTGCCCTCGCCGCCGCCGTGGAGCGCTACGAAATCCACCACCCGGTCCTGGACGACCCCGAGCTGGAGACCTGGAAGGCTTACACCGCCCGAGCCTGGCCCACCCTGGTGGTCATCGACCCCGAGGGCTACATCGTGGCGCACCTTTCCGGCGAAGGCCACGCGGACGGCCTGTCCGTACTGATCCCGGAACTCATCGCCCAGCACGAGGCCAAGGGCACCCTGCACCGCGGCAACGGCCCCTACGTTGCGCCGGAGCCGACGTCGGGCACGCTGCGTTTCCCTGGCAAGGCGCTCTTCCTTCCGGCCGGCCGCGGCGCCCGCTCCAACGGAGCGTCAGGCGCGGAAGCTTCCGACGGCGGGACTTCCGACGGCGCCGCGCCCGACGCCGGTTCCTGGCTCGTCACGGACACCGGTCACCACCGCCTGGTGGAGCTGGACACTGACTTCCACTCAGTGCTGCGCACTTACGGTTCCGGAACGAAGGGCTACGCCGACGGTCCCGGCGCCGACGTCGACTCCGTCAAGCCCACCGCACAGTTCAACGAACCGCAGGGCCTTGTGCTCCTGCCGGAAGACGTGGCAGCGAAGACGGGTTACGACGTCGTGATTGCAGACTCCGTCAACCACCGCCTGCGGGGGCTGTCCCTTGCGGACGGAACCGTCACCACGCTCGCCGGCAGCGGCGTGCAGCGGCTGCTCGAGACAGGGCCGGCGCGGGTGGACGAAGACGCCGCAGGCTTCACCGGCCGCCTCAGCGACCATCCCCTGGACGTCGCGCTCAGCTCGCCATGGGATGTTGTCTGGTCGGCCAAGCTCGACGCCGTGGTGGTCGCCATGGCCGGCGTCCACCAGATCTTCAGCTTCGACCCGGTTTCCGGCGCGGTGTCCATCCTGGCCGGCAACGGTCTCGAGGGACTCCTTGACGGACCCGCCCATGAGGCCTGGTTCGCCCAGTCCTCCGGCCTGGCGGAGGACGCCGACGGCAACATCTGGGTGGCGGACTCGGAGACCTCCGCACTCCGCAAACTGGTAATCGGCGACGACGGTACGGTCACCGTGGAGTCCGCCGTCGGCAAGGGCCTGTTCGACTTCGGCTTCCGCGACGGGCCGGCCGAGGAGGCGCGGCTGCAGCACCCGCTCGGTGTCACCGTGCTGCCGGACGGCTCGGTGGCGATCGCCGACACCTACAACGGTGCCGTGCGCCGCTACGACCCCGCCAGCGGAACGGTGTCCACGCTGGCCCGGGGACTGTCCGAGCCGTCCGACGTGATTGTGGACCACACGCACACGGCCGGTGCCGAGCCGCTGCTGGTGGTGGTGGAAGCCAACAAACACCAGCTGATCTATGTGCCCATCCCCAAGGAAGCGCAACAGGTGGACGAGGGCGCGGTGCAGACACACCGGCCCAAGAGCCCTGTTGCCCCCGGGACGCTGGAGCTCACCGTGCGCTTCACGGCGCCCACCGGGCAGAAGCTCGACGACCGCTGGGGAGACCCCACACAGCTGAAGATCTCGTCCACCCCGCCAGAGTTGCTGGTGGCCGGCGGCGGAACGTCGGTGGGCCTGCAGCGAACGCTGGAGCTCTCCTCCGACATTCCCGACGGCGTGCTCCACATTACGGCGCGCGCGGCGGCCTGCGACGGCCCCGAAACGGCCAACGGCGAGATCCCGGACCACGCTGCCTGCCACCTTTACCAGCAGGACTGGGGCATCCCTGTGGTGCTGCAGGCCGACGGCGACACCGAGCTGGTCCTGGACCTCCGCGGCATGGACTGA
- a CDS encoding cytochrome c oxidase assembly protein has product MPSAAKSRPTHPQPSPTPGKTGVSGGAAGISRLWQFAGLAALILGLAAALLFSGAAAAREVSDPGALIRWGLPVSKAIHNVSLATVIGGLIFAAGILPRNAAGSRAKDSSAPEHPAFARALAVAAGAGAAWTLSAIAVLVLTYSDVAGQSLSGDAEFTRALVYFMTDIETGRAWLAVTIVAAVVTTALFGVRSLTGLAITLVLSLVGMVPIALIGHSSSSSDHEGAINSLALHLVGVSAWVGGIIMLALLSGILTGGKASAGGKANPGGKADITEPTLRRFSSLAGFAFILVFASGVINASIRITSWNDLLGSAYGQMVLAKAMATLLLGGIGLMHRQWVIPQLNRKGAALSSRRVLWQLVIAELLIMGATSGIAVALGRSAPPQPTTFAPDASPAFILSGYELPPELTPERWLTEWRLDWLWIAVAAVGLVSYFLGVAKVLRRGDKWSWFRSVNWVIGLVVLTYITSGPPAVYGRVLFSAHMVDHMALTMVAPIFLVLGAPVTLALRALPARGDGSRGLREWLLLFVHSKFSQLVTHPLFAAANFAGSIVLFYYSDAFGYAMRDHVGHELMNLHFALTGYIFVLTMIGTDPLPRRAPYPMRLLLLLATMGFHAFFGVAIMGGTNLLAADYFGNLGRTWGPSALLDQQMGGAVAWGIGEVPTLLVAIGVAIMWSRSDARESKRSDRAADRNNDADLTAYNDMFAKLAERDAKLAERNSKLEGR; this is encoded by the coding sequence GTGCCCTCAGCAGCAAAATCCCGCCCCACCCATCCGCAGCCTTCCCCCACGCCGGGGAAGACTGGGGTGTCCGGCGGTGCGGCGGGTATTTCCCGGCTGTGGCAGTTCGCCGGCCTTGCTGCGCTCATTCTGGGCCTCGCAGCAGCCCTCCTGTTCTCCGGAGCGGCCGCCGCACGCGAGGTGTCCGACCCCGGGGCGCTGATCCGGTGGGGCCTGCCCGTCAGCAAGGCCATCCACAACGTCTCCTTGGCCACCGTTATCGGCGGCCTGATTTTCGCTGCCGGCATTCTCCCGCGTAACGCCGCTGGTTCCCGCGCCAAGGACTCCAGCGCGCCCGAGCATCCGGCATTCGCCCGTGCCCTGGCTGTGGCTGCGGGGGCAGGTGCCGCGTGGACACTGTCAGCGATCGCGGTGCTGGTGCTGACGTACTCCGATGTGGCTGGCCAGTCACTCTCCGGGGATGCCGAGTTCACCCGCGCGCTGGTCTATTTCATGACCGACATCGAGACCGGCCGCGCCTGGCTGGCCGTGACCATCGTGGCCGCTGTGGTGACCACTGCCCTGTTCGGCGTGCGGTCCCTCACCGGCCTGGCCATCACGCTGGTGCTGTCGCTGGTGGGAATGGTCCCGATCGCCCTCATCGGCCACTCCTCAAGCTCCAGCGACCACGAAGGGGCCATCAACTCCCTTGCCCTGCACCTGGTGGGCGTATCCGCGTGGGTGGGCGGCATCATCATGCTCGCCCTCCTGTCCGGCATCCTGACCGGGGGCAAGGCCAGCGCAGGCGGCAAAGCCAACCCAGGCGGCAAAGCCGACATCACCGAGCCCACGCTCCGCCGGTTCTCCTCGCTCGCGGGGTTTGCGTTCATCCTGGTCTTTGCCTCCGGTGTCATCAACGCGAGCATCCGGATCACCAGCTGGAATGACCTGCTGGGATCCGCCTACGGCCAGATGGTGCTTGCCAAGGCCATGGCCACGCTGTTGCTGGGCGGTATCGGCCTGATGCACCGCCAGTGGGTCATCCCGCAGCTCAACCGCAAGGGCGCCGCCCTGTCCTCCCGGCGGGTGCTGTGGCAGCTGGTCATCGCGGAACTGCTGATCATGGGCGCGACGTCGGGAATCGCCGTCGCGCTGGGCCGTTCCGCCCCGCCGCAGCCCACCACCTTCGCCCCTGATGCCTCACCGGCGTTCATCCTCTCCGGCTACGAACTGCCGCCTGAGCTGACTCCGGAGCGCTGGCTTACCGAATGGCGGCTGGACTGGCTTTGGATCGCCGTCGCTGCCGTCGGCCTGGTGTCCTATTTCCTCGGTGTGGCCAAGGTCCTGCGCCGCGGCGACAAATGGTCCTGGTTCCGCAGCGTCAACTGGGTGATCGGACTGGTGGTGCTCACCTACATCACCTCGGGCCCGCCGGCAGTCTACGGCCGCGTGCTGTTCTCCGCGCACATGGTAGACCACATGGCGCTTACTATGGTGGCCCCGATCTTCCTGGTGCTCGGCGCCCCGGTGACGCTGGCGCTCAGGGCACTGCCGGCTCGCGGAGACGGCTCGCGGGGCCTGCGCGAATGGCTGCTGTTGTTCGTGCACTCCAAGTTCTCCCAGCTGGTGACCCACCCGCTCTTCGCCGCGGCCAACTTCGCCGGTTCGATCGTTCTGTTCTACTACTCGGACGCGTTCGGCTATGCCATGCGCGACCACGTGGGCCACGAACTCATGAACCTGCACTTCGCCCTCACCGGCTACATCTTCGTCCTGACCATGATCGGCACGGACCCGCTGCCCCGCCGCGCGCCGTACCCCATGCGGCTGTTGCTGCTGCTGGCCACCATGGGCTTCCACGCCTTCTTCGGCGTAGCGATCATGGGCGGCACCAACCTGCTGGCCGCTGACTACTTCGGCAACCTGGGCCGGACCTGGGGACCCTCCGCACTGCTAGACCAGCAGATGGGCGGCGCAGTCGCCTGGGGGATCGGCGAAGTACCCACGCTCCTGGTGGCCATCGGCGTCGCCATTATGTGGTCCCGTTCCGATGCGCGGGAGTCCAAACGGTCCGACCGCGCGGCGGACAGGAATAACGACGCCGATCTCACTGCTTACAACGATATGTTTGCCAAGTTGGCTGAACGCGACGCCAAGCTGGCTGAACGCAACTCAAAGCTGGAAGGACGCTGA
- a CDS encoding HU family DNA-binding protein encodes MAKNRSELVAEVAGKAGTSQAAVNSVLDALFEVFETSVAAGEKITIPGWLAVERTDRAARTGRNPQTGETIQIAAGHSVKLTAGSKLKAAVSKK; translated from the coding sequence ATGGCTAAGAACCGTAGTGAACTTGTTGCAGAGGTAGCAGGCAAGGCCGGCACCAGCCAGGCAGCCGTCAACTCCGTACTCGATGCACTGTTCGAGGTTTTCGAGACCTCTGTCGCCGCGGGCGAGAAGATCACCATCCCGGGCTGGCTCGCAGTTGAGCGCACCGACCGTGCAGCCCGTACCGGCCGCAACCCGCAGACCGGCGAGACCATCCAGATCGCCGCTGGCCACAGCGTCAAGCTGACCGCCGGCTCCAAGCTGAAGGCTGCTGTCTCCAAGAAGTAG